GATGTGCGCATCGATATCGCCACCGCTACCCGGCGCGGGCGGCTGCTGCGATTGCTGGCCGGCGTCGATCACGAGATCCGCCGGTTCGTGGCGCGCTATGTGGCCACCGAGATCCGTAAACCGCATATCGCGGCCGTGCGCGATATCGATGTCGCGGTCCGGCTCGACGCGGCATGGCCGACGTGATCAGAGCTTGCGCAACCGGATCCGATTGATGCTGTGGTCGGAGTCCTTGCGCAGCACCAGTGTCGCCCGGGGGCGGGTCGGCAGGATGTTCTCCACCAGATTGGGGCGGTTGGTGGCGTTCCAGATCTCCTGAGCCGCGACGGTCGCCTCGGAATCGGTGAACTTCGCGTAGTGGTGGAAATGCGACCGCGGATCGGCGAACGCCGTTTTCCGGAGGGACAGAAAACGATCGACGTACCAGCGCTCGATGTTCTCGATGCGCGCATCGACGTAGATCGAGAAATCGAACAGATCCGACACCATCAGCCGAGGTCCGGTCTGCAGCACGTTGAGCCCCTCCACGATGAGGATGTCGGGCTGGCGCACGCAGTGGAATTGGTCGGGCAGGATGTCGTAGGCGATATGCGAGTACATCGGTGCGCACACTTCGGGCGCACCGGATTTGACCTCGGTGACGAAGCGAAGCAGTTTGCGCCGGTTGTAACTTTCCGGGAAGCCCTTGCGGTGCATGATGCCGCGCCGGGTGAGCTCCGCTGTGGGATAGAGGAATCCGTCGGTGGTCACCAGATCGACGCGCGGATGATGATCCCAGCGGGCGAGCAGTGCCTGCAGAACGCGGGCCGTGGTGGATTTTCCGACGGCCACACTTCCGGCGATCCCGATGACGAACGGCACCTGATGATCGGGGTGGGTCTCGCCGAGAAAGGTCGCGGTCGCGGCGAACAGTCGCTGCCGGGCGGCGACCTGCAGATGAATCAACCGGGCCAGCGGCAGGTAGACCTCGGCGACTTCCTCGAGGTCGATCTGCTCGCCCAGACCGCGCAGGCCGATCAGTTCTTCCTCGGTGAGAATCAGAGGTGTCGACTTGCGCAGCATGCGCCATTGTTTGCGATCGAATTCGACGTACGGACTCGGCTCACTCATCCGCCCCACCTAGTCACACTCCCGGTCCGGCATCTTTGCGCCGGGTGCGCGCACGATCGTCCGCCCCGATGTCACCGATGAAGCTGTGCCGTGCCCGGCGCGGTGAGATTCGCTCGACAGTCCTCGCATAGGCGAATTCTCCTCGAGGTCGACACCGCATCGAACGCGGGGTGTTATTACCCGCCAGTAACTATGGGTGACATTTCTCTCGGGGATGTCGGGTTTCGGCTGTGCGGGCCGACCGCCCGGGGCGCAGCGGCTATCGTCGGATGCCATGCACGCGCACCCGCTCGTCACCGAATATCTGCGCCTGGGACTGGCTTTCGATCGGCTGGAACCCGGATTCGTCGACGCCTTCACCGGCGATCCGGCGCTGCGCCGGGCCGTGGAATCGGGCCCCGCGCCCGCGCCGCGCGAGTTGGCCGAGCGGGCGGCGGCACTGTCGAAGGAGCTGCCCGAGGCGGGTCTGAGTGCGCGGCGGACCGAATTCCTCGCGGCCCATCTGCGCGCGCTGGAATGCTCGGGACGCAAGTTCGCCGGCGACCGGATCTCGTTCGTCGCCGAGGTGCGGGCGTATTTCGACGTGGATATCGAACTCGGCGAGGTGGAGGACTACCGCGACGCCCATCGGCAGCTGGACGAGGTCCTCGCCGGTGACGGTTCGCTGCTCGAGCGCATGACCGCACATCGGCGCGCCGACGAGATTCCGCCGCACCGGCTGACCGAATGTGTCCAGGCCTTCTCCGGCGCGCTGCGCGAGCTGGTGCGCGAGCGGTATCCGCTGCCGGATCACGAGCGCGTGGAATATGAAGTCGTCGGCGACAAACCGTGGTCCGGGTTCAACTACTACCTCGGCAATTTCCAGTCCAAGGTGGCGATCAATTCCGACCTCAAACAACATATGGCGAACCTGCCCGCGCTGATCGCGCACGAGGCCTATCCCGGCCATCACACCGAGCATTGCCGTAAGGAGGCGGGGCTGGTCGCGGCCGGACAGGACGAGCAGACGTTGTTCGTGGTCAACACTCCGCAGTGCCTGATGGCGGAGGGACTGGCGGATCTGGCCCTGACATCGATCGTCGGGCCGGACTGGGGCATCTGGGCCCAGGAGATCTACGCCGATCTCGGCCTGCGTTTCGACGGTGAACGCGCGCAACGGCTTTCGACCGCCTCGTCGAAACTGCTCGGCGTGCGCCAGGATGCGGCACTGCTGCTGCACGACCGCGGTCGCGATGTCGATGAGGTCGCCGAATTCCTCCAGCGCTGGAGTCTGACTACTCCCGAACGCGCCCGACAGTCCCTGCGGTTCCTGTCCTCACCGCTGTGGCGCGCGTACATCAGCACCTATGTCGAGGGGTATCGGCTGCTGGGCGGCTGGCTGGATCGCGCCGTCGATACGGCGGATCGAGTCGCCCGCTTCGGCAGGCTGCTCGATGAACCGCTGACCCCGGCGGCGCTGCGACGTCCGTGATCGGACCCCGGCCCACATCGGCATCATGCTGCGGGGCTGCCCGGACAGCAGCGCGCATACGATGTTCTGCCGGCGCATCAGCAGTGCCCGCAGGGGATCGACGGGGACGAAGATCGGCTGCATGATGTGCTCCTCGTGACGGGAATCCGAGACGGGGCCGGTGGACGACGACCGGGGCCGCACCGGAATATCGGCACGGCGCGCCATGTGGTTAGCGCAGTGAAGAAAATTCGATATCCGGAAAATTGTGAACAGTGATGCGAATCGCAATGTCCGGTTCGCGGCTATCGATCGAATTGACGGGAAATTCGGAACTTCGGAAATCGACGCGGGTTCGCGCCCGAGCCGCGAACCCGTCCGGACCGTCGATTCGATAGGTGAATCGGCCGGCAGGAACTACATCCCCCAGCCGGAACAACCAGCGGCGCCGCCCGAGGAGATGGTGCAGGCCGACTTCAGGAGTGCGAAAAGCAAATCCTGAATCGCGTTGCCGGTGCCAGCGGTGAAATACAGCATGTGAACCCCTGAGTGCTCGAATGAGACTGATAACGCCGTCATAGTCGTCGACGGCGCGGCGAATGTTACGGCATTTTTGCGGGCCGGTCAGCCCCCATTGTCGAACGGACTTTCCGGGTGGGCGCGCAGCCTTGCGGGGTTACGCGGGCTGCCTCCTCCAGGCCCGTCGCGGCCACCGCTGTGCTCGACGGCGGCGGCCGCGGGGCCTTGCGGGGTTACGCGGGCTGCCTCCTCCAGGCCCGTCGCGGCCACCGCATAGACTGTCCGGGTGACCCAGACGACCGCCGCATCTGTCAACACCCAATCGCTCGCCGAACTGGATCCGGAGCTGGCCGCCGCGATGGCGGGCGAGCTCGCCCGTGAGCGCGACACCCTCGAGATGATCGCCTCGGAGAATTTCGTGCCGCGCGCGGTGCTGCAGGCGCAGGGCAGTGTGCTGACCAACAAGTACGCCGAGGGGTATCCGGGGCGTCGCTACTACGGCGGTTGTGAGCATGTCGACGTGGTGGAGAATCTGGCGCGCGAGCGGGTCAAGGCGCTGTTCGGTGCCGAATTCGCCAATGTGCAGCCGCATTCGGGCGCACAGGCCAATGCCGCGGTGCTGATGTCGCTGATGAATCCGGGGGAGAAGCTGCTCGGCCTGGATCTCGCGCACGGTGGTCACCTCACCCACGGCATGCGGCTGAACTTCTCCGGCAAGCTGTACGAGGTCCACGCGTACGGGGTCAGCAAGGAAGATCACCGCGTCGATATGGACGAACTGCGCAAGCAGGCGCTCGAGGTGCGGCCCAAGGTGATCGTGGCCGGCTGGTCGGCCTACCCACGGCACCTGGATTTCGCGGCGTTCCGCGAGATCGCCGACGAGGTCGGGGCCTACCTGTGGGTCGATATGGCGCACTTCGCCGGTCTGGTCGCCGCCGGTCTGCACCCGTCTCCGGTGCCGCACGCCGATGTCGTCTCCTCCACCGTGCACAAGACCCTCGGCGGTCCCCGCTCAGGTCTGATCCTGGCCAAGCAGGAGTTCGCGAAGAAGCTCAACAGTGCGGTGTTCCCGGGGCAGCAGGGTGGCCCGCTGATGCACGTGATCGCGGCCAAGGCCGCCGCGTTCAAGATCGCCGGAACCGAGGAGTTCAAGCAGCGTCAGCAGCGCACCCTGTCGGGCGCGAAGATCCTGGCCGAGCGGCTCACCGCCGCCGATGTCGCCGGTAACGGCGTCACCGTGCTCACCGGCGGTACCGATGTGCACCTGGTGCTGGTCGATCTGCGTAACTCGCAGATGGACGGTCAGCAGGGGGAGGATCTGCTGCACGAGGTCGGAATCACGGTGAACCGCAACGCCGTTCCGTTCGACCCGCGGCCGCCGATGGTCACCTCGGGTCTGCGCATCGGCACCGCCGCCCTGGCCACCCGTGGCTTCGGCGACACCGAGTTCACCGAGGTCGCCGACATCATCGCCACCGCCCTGGCCGGTAATGCCGATCTGAGCTCGCTGCGGGCGCGCGTGTCCAAGCTGGCCCTGGACTTCCCGCTCTACGACGGACTCGAGGACTGGAAACTGCTGGGCTGAGCCAGCAGGTGGCGCCAGCGGCGCGCCGAACGTTCCATGTCGGCGCCGATATGGTCGAGATAGTCGGCCATGGCTCCCAGGCGCGCGCCGGCGGCCCTGGACGGGCCGAGTAGTTCGGCGCCCCGGCGCGCGGCCTCGGTGAGGGTCCGGTTCGCGCGCACGCTCGCGATGGTGGTGCGGTACCAGGCGTCGACATCGAGGGTGTAGCGGTCACGCCGGGTTCCGGGTTCCCGGGTCCGGCGGATCAGGTCGTGTGCCTCGAGCGTCGCGACGGCGGTGGAAATGGTTGCGGGGCTTACCCGTAGCGCTGTGGCGAGGGCCGCCGCCGTCGCGCTCCCGGATTCGCTGAGGTACAGCTGTGCCACGATCGCCGCGCCGATGCGAGGGACGCCGGTCTCGACCAGCACCTCGCCGAATTCCGCCGTGTAGCGGGCCACCGTGTCATCGGAATGCGCTACGGGGGTGCTGTTTTCGCCTGATTTCGGGCGCGGCCGCCGAGCCCGCAGTGTCGCGGCGCGGTGCGCGCGCTCGGGCCGATAGCGGCCGGGACCCCCGTTGCGGGTCACTTCCCGGCTGATGGTGGAGGTCGGCCGGTCGAGCTGTCGCGCGATCTCGGCATAGCCCAGATGCCGGGCCAGGCCCTCGGCGATCCGCCGACGGTCGTCCTCGGTGAGCCTTCCTCCGGGCACATCGCCTCCTGCATGCCGTGGGTGCCGATCGAATTATGCGTTCGAGGGTACGGTCATTGCAACGCAGCTCGGCGCCGGTTGCATTGAGCGTCATCCTCATTGCACTGATGAAATACGCCCTCAGCTGGTCATTCTTCTGTTTCTACCGCTATATAGCGTTGTTGATTTACTGAACGCAACGTAGCGTTCGGGATATACCGAAGCAGGAACGGAGCGGACCATGACCGATATCGCCGACACCACCGTCGTCGGACTGCCCACCGAGCGTCCGGCGGGCCGCCCTTTCGATCCGCCGGCCGGGCTGGCGATCCTGCGGGAGCGAAATCCTCTGGTGCGGATGAGGTTTCCCGATGGGCACCTGGGCTGGCTCGCCACCGGGCACGCGGTCGTGCGCGAGATCCTCGCCGATCCGCGGTTCAGCTCGCGGGTCGAGCTTGCGCACTATCCGCTGGCCGATATCGGTGCGATCCCGCCCGCGCCACTGGGTGACCTCACCGGCATCGACGCCCCGGAACACACGCGCTATCGAAAGCTGCTGGCGGGCAAATTCACCGCGCGCCGCATGCGGCAGCTCGGCGAACGCATCGAGCGGATCACCGCCGACCACCTCGACGCCATGCGGACCGGTGGCGGACCGGTGGATCTGGTGCGTGCCTTCGCGTTTCCGATTCCGGCTCTGACGATCTGCGGGCTGCTCGGCGTCCCGTTCGACGATCACGACCGATTCCAGGAACTGGCGGCCACCATGGGCGGTGTCGACGCCACCCCGGAACAGGCCTACGCCGCCTACGCGTCGATGACCGACTACATGGGTGAACTGGTGCGATCCAAACAGTCCCGGCCCACCGACGATCTGCTCGGCGATCTCGCCGCCGGTGGTGAACTCGACGTGGACGAACTGACCGGCATCGGCGCTTTCCTGTTGGCCGCCGGTCTCGACACCACGGTGAACATGATCGCGCTGGGCACCTACGCGCTCCTCGTTCACCGCGACCAATTCGAGCTGCTGCGCGCTCATCCCGATCTGGCCGGGCCGGCCGTCGAGGAGCTGATGCGGTATCTGTCGATCGCCCACACGGGCACCCGGGTCGCTCGCGCCGAGGTGGAAATCGGCGGGCAGACCGTGGCGGCGGGGGAGACAGTGGCGCTGTCGCTGCAAGCGGCCAACCGTGATCCGGCTCGATTCCATGATCCCGACACTCTCGACCTGCGTCGCGATCCGGCCGGGCATCTCGGATTCGGTTACGGCGCGCATCTGTGCCTGGGAGCGCAGCTGGCCCGGGTGGAGATGCGAGTCGCGCTGCCCGCCTTGATATCCCGATTCCCGGACCTGCGCGTGGCCGTCCCCGCGGAAGAGGTCGAACTACGCCACGACACCGGCATCCACGGCCTGCGCCGCTTGCCGGTGACCTGGTAGGGGATCAGTCGTGAGTGCTCAGATACTCGATGTAGAGCGGACGCAGCGCATCGGCGATCTTGCCCTCGCCGGCGTGCACATAGTCGTCGAGCATGGGCAGCACGTATTTGATGTCGGCTTCGCTCTCGCCGAGATCGCCGGTGGCCGCCTGGGCCGCCGGAATCTGCTCGAGCAGGCGCCACAGGAACTTGACATCGCCATGGCGCACGGCATGTTTGACGGCTCGGTCGTGAAGTTCCTTCGACGACAGCTTGTCCAGTTCCGCGGGATCGCTCATGGTGTGACTCTAGCCGCCGGACCGGGGCATCGGGCAACCATGTAGCTGACTGATAGCTACTGGTCGGCGTTAACGACATATTCATCGACACGCCTGTCATCTCGGGAGCCGGAATCGCGAAACCGCAGTACCGTCGAAGTGCGAGCCGCGTCGTTGTGGCTCGTGCGGGAGGTCCTGATCGTGGCTGAGGAATTCAGTACGAGGGGGCCGGTACCCGGCCCTCGGGTCGTTTGACCCCAGGGCGGACCGGCCCAGCGAGAACGTCCGTGCGGGTATGGCACGGACAACAAAGGAGCCCACCGTGACTGATGCACGCTCCGTCATCGCTCCCTCGAATACCCGCTCCGAAAAGAGCGGAGGCTCCGGAAAGGGAGCCGGCACCTCGCCCCTCAAATCCTTCGTGATCGACACCTCCGTGTTGTTGTCCGACCCCTGGGCCATGACGCGCTTCGGCGAGCACCATGTGGTGTTACCGCTGGTGGTCATCAGCGAATTGGAGTCCAAACGGCATCATCACGAACTCGGCTGGTTCGCCCGTGAAGCCCTGCGCAACCTCGACGATCTACGCCTGCTGTACGGCCGGCTCGATCAGCGGGTTCCGGTCGGCACCGACGGCGGCACGCTACAGGTGGAGTTGAATCACACCGACCCGAACGTCCTGCCGGTCGGATTCCGGACCGACACCAACGATTCCCGCATCCTCGCCTGTGCGCTCAATCTGGCGGCCGAGGGACAGCGGGTAGTGCTGGTGTCCAAGGACATTCCGCTGCGGGTGAAGGCGGGCGCGGTGGGCCTGCCCGCGGAGGAATACCACGCCCAGGACGTGGTCATCTCCGGGTGGACCGGGATGGCGGAACTGGAGGTCTCCGCGGACTGTGTGGACCGTCTCTACGCCGACTCGGTGGTCGACCTCGACGAGGCCCGTGACCTGCCCTGCCACACCGGTATTCGGCTGCTCGGCACGAACGGCAGCGCCCTGGCCCGGGTGACCGCGGACAAACGCGTGCAGTTGGTCCGCGGCGATCGGGAGGCCTTCGGGCTGCACGGGCGTTCGGCGGAGCAGCGCATCGCGCTGGATCTGCTGCTGGACGAGAGTGTGGGCATCGTCTCCCTCGGGGGTAAGGCCGGCACCGGAAAGTCGGCCCTGGCGCTGACCGCGGGCCTGGAAGCGGTGCTGGAGCGGCGTTCCCAGCGCAAGGTCGTGGTCTTCCGGCCGCTGTACGCGGTGGGCGGCCAGGAACTGGGCTATCTGCCCGGCAGTGAGAGCGAGAAGATGGGCCCCTGGGCCCAGGCGGTCTTCGACACTCTCGACGGGCTGGCGAGTCCCGAGGTGATGGAGGAGGTGCTCGCGCGGGGCATGCTCGAGGTGTTGCCGCTCACTCACATTCGCGGCCGGTCGCTGCACGATTCGTTCGTGATCGTGGACGAGGCGCAGTCGCTGGAACGCAATGTGCTGCTCACGGTGCTGAGCCGGCTGGGCAGCGGTTCCCGGGTGGTGCTGACCCACGACGTCGCCCAGCGCGACAACCTGCGGGTCGGCCGGCACGACGGTGTGGCCGCGGTGATCGAAAAGCTCAAGGGCCATCCGCTTTTCGCCCATGTCACGCTGACCCGCAGCGAACGGTCGCCGATCGCTGCTCTGGTCACCGAGATGCTGGAGGAATACGGGCCGAACTCCTGAGCGCCTCGAAGGTGTAGGCCAGCAAACATTCGGAATATGGTTCAGCTCACACAGTGACGGGTATATTCCGGCAAGAACACTGCTCGGTGCGGTCTGTGGCTGATCCATTGCGATTCGCCGGATCATAGCCGAGCGCTGGCCTGGTGGTCGGTGGTGTCGTCCTCCGCGGCGCCACCGACCAGCACCTTTCGAGAGGATGGACATGCACCACTTCGCTCGCCGTTCTGCCGCCGTCGCAATGGCTTTCGCCGGTGCGGCACTGCTGTTCACCGCTGCCTGTAGCAATGACGACAACGACAACAACAGCTCGGCTACCAGCACGACGACGGGTATGGCCGAGACCACGGGTGCGATGGCCTCCGGCACCATGACCTCCGGCGAGACGCCGTCGGGGAGTGCCGCGGCCTCGGAGACCAAGATCGCGACCCAGAACGGCCAGGAGATCACCGTCTCCGGCCACATCCTGACCAAGTACACCGAGATGGGCGGGGTGCAGAGCCCGCTCGGTGAGCCCACCGGCGCGTCGGTGGAGGGTCCCAACGGCGGCTCCTGTCAGGAGTTCACCGGCGGCGCCGTCTGCTGGAGCGAACAGACCAACGCCCACGTGGTGTGGGGTGATATCCGCACGGCCTGGGAGGGCAACGGCGGCGTGAACGGCAACCTGGGCTATCCGACCAGCGACGAGAAGGACAACCCGACCGGTAAGGAGAGCGACTTCACCGGCGGCACGATCACCTGGAACTCGTCGGATCGGCAGACGACGGTGACGCCGAAGTAGCGGATCCTCGCGCGCGGCGGCGGTGGGACGATGTCATGGTCCCGCCGCCGCCGCGCTGTGCGTCGCACGGCGTCCGTGCGTAAATCCCCCGATACGAGCGAACAGTCGGTACGTTGTCGGGGTGCAAACTCTGTTGACCGACCGTGAGCTGCTCGAATCGCTCGCGGAGGCCGTGGAAGACAATCTCCGGCGTCACAACGAACAGGTGCGGGACTGGCAGCCGCACGAGTACGTGCCCTTCAGTGACGGGCGCAATTTCGCATTCCTCGGTGGCGCCGACTGGGATCCGCAACAGGTCACGCTGGGCGAGGTTGCCGCGGTTGCGCTCACGGTGAGCGTGCTGATCGCTGACAATTTGCCCTCGTACCATCGCGAGCTCGGCCGGCGCCTGCGGACCGGTCCGTGGTGGCGCTGGGTCGGCCGGTGGACGGCCGAGGAGAACCGCCACGAGATCCTCATCCGCAACTACCTGATGGTGACCCGCGCGGTGGATCCGGTGGAACTCGAGCGAGCCCGGATGGCGCATATGACCACCGGCTTCACCCGCCCGGCCATCCATCTGCTCGACCTGCTGGCCCAGTGCGCCTTCGAAGAGGCCGCCTCCGGAGTGCGGCATCGCAATATCGCCGCGCTGCGGGAGAATCCGATGGTGACCGAGATCGCCGACCGGATCGCCGTCGACGACGAACTGCAGGCGGAATTCTTCGCGAACCTGGTGGCAGCGGCCCTGGATCTGGTGCCGGATCAGACCGTGCGGGCGATCGCCGACCGGATCGCGGACTTCCGGGTTCCGGAGCTCACCCTGCCCGACGGCCGCAACAGCACCGACGTGCTGGCCGAGGCCGGAATCTACGAACCGGACCGGGCCGGCGAGCTGGTGTTCGCGCCGCTGCTCGAGCGCTGGAACATCTTCTCTCGCACCGACTTCGGTGCGGACGGCGAGGCGGCGCGGGCAGAGATCGAACATCTGCGACGCTGAACTCGACGGTCGTGGTGCGCGGGTGCGCGCCACGACCGCCCGATCCCGGGGGGTGCGGGCGGAGCGGTCCGCGGGGGCTACCGGCGGCGAACCATGTGCCAGAGTCCCGCCGCCGTACCGCGCAGGAAGTTCTCCCAGCTGAAATGGTCGTGCCAGAGGGTGATGCGACCGTCGACCAGTTCGAAGGTGCCGCACACCCAGAACTCGATCTCCAGCGGGCCCATGCGCAGATAGTCGGTGCGCTCGGTGAGGACCGTTTCGCCCTCGACGGCCGGTGCGCCGTCGGTTTCCGCGGCGATATGACGCATATCGGCGCGGAAACCGAAGGCATCACGATTGAGTCCGCGCAGTACCGCGCCCACCCGGTGGATGCCGCGGATATCCGGCAGTGAGGTGTTCTTCCACACGATGTCCGGATCCAGCAGATTCAATGCCTCGTTCACCGCGCCCATTTCCATCGCGGCGAAGAATTCGCGCACCGTGGTCACGGCGTTCTGTTGTAGCTCCGGTAGTTCGGCCATAGTCCGACTGTAGGCGCGCCGAGGTGTCGAGGGGGGATGATCGCCCTCGTTTCGTGTCCGGTTCGTCCTCAACCGCGCCGCTGGGCGATCAATACCGACACTCCGTCGAGGATTCGCTCGATGCCGTATTCGAGCGCCGCGTTGCGGCCGTCGGGGCCGGAGTCGGCGAAGGCGGCGACGACCTCGGGGAATCGTTCGGCGTGATCGGCCAGGATCGCGGCCACCTCGCGCGCCATCTGGTCCTCGGTCCGCTGTGATCCGGCGGCGGAGGTCTGCTGGACCAGGCTGCGAACGTGACCGTTCACCAGTACGACGGTATCGAGTCGTTCGGCCCCGGTCAGGCCGGTGCCCGCCAGTGGTGCCAGGGCGGCCTCCATCCAGGCCAGCTCGTTGGGGCCCAGTGGTCGCGAGCCCGCGGTGAGCTCGATGGTCCACGGATGCGCGCGGTAGCGCTCGTCGATCGTCGAGGCCCAGGTCCGCAGCGCAGCGCGCCACGGCTCGGGGGCGGCTGTGGTGGACTGCGGCGGGCCGCCCAGGGCGGTGTCCAGCATCAGGGCGGTGAGCTCGGCCTTTCCCGGCACATAGCGGTACAGCGCCATCTTCGCGCAGCCCAGCCGCTCGGCCAGTCGCTGCATCGAGACCGCGCTCAGCCCGTCCGAATCGGCCAGGGTGATGGCCTCGGCGACGATGCGTTCCAGTGACAGCGACGGCTTGGGGCCGCGCCGGGGGCGCTGCGGCGCACCCCACAGCAGTTCTAGGGCGGTCGGTCCGGTCATGAGGACATCCTCTCCGAATGACGGCTTGACGGAAAACTGCGTCCAGCATACGCTAAATAGCGTCCAATAGACACAGTTAAGGATCGAGGCTCATCATGCGGAACACGACAGTTCTCATCTCCGGTGCCAGCATCGCCGGCCCGGCGCTGGCCTTCTGGCTGCGGCGCTACGGCTTCGAGGTCACGGTGGTCGAGCGGGCCGCCGCGCTGCGACCGGGCGGCCAAGCCGTCGATTTCAAGGGGGCCACCCATCGCACGGTGCTGGAGCGAATGGGGATCTGGGAGGCGATCCAGAGCCGGCGAACGGGGAAGACCGACATGGTGATCAACGACGCCGACGGCCGCGAATTGGCCGAGATCTCAGGCGATTTCACCGGTGGTGATGTGGAGATCCTGCGCGGCGATCTGGCCGAGATCCTCTACGAGCGCACAGTCGAGGGCTGCGAATACCTGTTCGGGGACTCCGTCACCGCGCTGCGCGAGACCGAGTCGGGCGTCGAGGTCGAATTCGAGCGCGCACCCGCGCGCACCTTCGATCTGGTGGTCGGCTGCGACGGCATCCACTCCCGGGTGCGGGCACTGGCCTTCGGCCCCGAAGCCGATTACGTGAAGCATCTGGGCTACTACTACTGCACCGCCGGTGCGGCCGGATGGGGCCACGATCCGGAGGGGCCCCGGCAGCGCAACCGGTCCGCGGCCTACAACGAACCCGGCCGGCTCGCGGTGCGAGGCGGGAACAAGGCCGCGCACATGTACATGTTCGTCGCCGCCCCGCTGGAGTACGACCGGCGGGACGAGGCGGCGCAGCGACGCGTGCTCGCCGAGGCGTTCGCCGGCACCGAGGGCCCGGTGCCGGCGATGATGAGCGAACTCGGTGAGCTGGATTCGTTCTATCTCGATTCGCTGGGACAGGTGCGGATGAAGGGCGGCTACACCAAGGGCCGGATCGCACTCGTCGGTGACTCGGCGTACGGAAATACCTTGGGTGGCTTCGGAACCGGGCTCGCGGTCGTCGGCGCCTACGTGCTCGCGGGTGAACTGGCACTGGCCGACGGCGACCACACGTCCGCCTTCGCGCGCTACAACGAGATGATGAAGCGCTACGCCAAGATCGCCGGCAATTCCAACGCCGGACGCTTCCTGGCGCCGCGGACCGCGCGCGGGATCCGGATGCGGAACTGGTTCCTGGGCTCGCGACTGTTCGACCTCATGCTGAGGTACAGCGACAACGCCGCCAACGATATCGACCTGCGCGATTATCCGGCGTTGGTCGCGGTGGGCAATCGATAGCGCGTCGCCCTCGCCCGGCCGGGAACCCGGCCGGATCCGGATCCGGCCCGTCAGTCCTGCTCGTCGACCTTGGCCATCGACAGCACGTCCAGCCGGCGATCCAGCTCCTCCTCCGACAGGTCCGCTCCGATCAAACCGCGATCGATCACGGTTTCACGAATGGTCTTGTTCTCCCGCAGCGCCTGCTTCGCCACCGCGGCCGCTTCTTCGTAACCGATCGCCGAATTCAGCGGTGTGACGATCGACGGCGACGATTCCGCCAGCCGGCGCAGGCGTTCGGTATCGGCGGTGAGGCCGGAAACGCACTTGTCCGCGAACAGGCGGGACACGTTGGCCAGCAGGCGAATCGATTCCAGGACATTGCGCGCCATCACCGGAATGTAGACATTCAGTTCGAATGCGCCGTTACCGCCACCCCAGGCCACGGCGGCATCATTACCGATCACCTGGGCCGCGACCTGGGTGACCGCCTCCGGCAGTACCGGATTGACCTTGCCCGGCATGATCGAGGAACCGGGCTGCAGATCCGGCAGCTGGATCTCGGCCAGTCCGGTGAGCGGCCCGGAACCCATCCAGCGGATATCGTTGGCGATCTTGGTGAGACTGATGGCGATGGTGCGCAGCGAACCCGAGATCTCCACCAGGCCGTCGCGAGCGGCCTGTGCCTCGAAATGGTTGAGCGCCTCGGACAATTCGTCCAGACCGGTCGTCTTCCGCAGTTCGGCAACGACTTTCGCGCCGAATCCGGCCGGCGCGTTGAGTCCGGTGCCGACCGCGGTGCCGCCGATCGGCAGCTCACCCAGCCGCGGCAGCGCGGCGATCAGCCGTTCGGTACCGGCCTCGACCTGACGGGTGTAACCGCTGAACTCCTGCCCCAGAGT
The genomic region above belongs to Nocardia spumae and contains:
- a CDS encoding class II fumarate hydratase yields the protein MSDDQTQYRIEHDTMGEVRVPVNALWRAQTQRAVENFPISGRGLERAQIRALGLLKAACAAVNRDLGLLDPVKADAIIAAAGEIAEGRHDDQFPIDVFQTGSGTSSNMNANEVIASLAAARGVTVHPNDDVNMSQSSNDTFPTATHLAATEAVVRDLLPALDHLRLRLLDKATEWRTVVKSGRTHLMDAVPVTLGQEFSGYTRQVEAGTERLIAALPRLGELPIGGTAVGTGLNAPAGFGAKVVAELRKTTGLDELSEALNHFEAQAARDGLVEISGSLRTIAISLTKIANDIRWMGSGPLTGLAEIQLPDLQPGSSIMPGKVNPVLPEAVTQVAAQVIGNDAAVAWGGGNGAFELNVYIPVMARNVLESIRLLANVSRLFADKCVSGLTADTERLRRLAESSPSIVTPLNSAIGYEEAAAVAKQALRENKTIRETVIDRGLIGADLSEEELDRRLDVLSMAKVDEQD